Proteins from a genomic interval of Cyclopterus lumpus isolate fCycLum1 chromosome 18, fCycLum1.pri, whole genome shotgun sequence:
- the dthd1 gene encoding death domain-containing protein 1: protein MEAHLHEDKLMDEAESLHGSKSELSLLDVLTETLQRLGAVRRCRDRHDGTVGGRRGTGVEAGSGGGEEAQRGSEGGMLSPEETRGLADEESECEQRVLGLLRELSVFHSDRVTAWRAVLRGCAHRSPPGGSDEQHPSTTDTQCNVTPLSDSFGGTFLSVGENVENILDQLNAIVAKLDEEILGPSAEEASTVDAALRETRDPEAPEQPGDDDNRLNSREPLESDSGRKQADEDGDGDDQRHTMSSPGAERASDSRFGSSACNDEEEEAEGEVPVNSRGGEHEDCASPGSETDFREETGKDTNRVNKEWITVGLSGQQEESYSDVQDTCFIRAPKGAAGALICEVADTLSCLMVTGSEELVSRVIRVNVRDGANVHFPVTVVVPFCARYRGNYRDVAVKIVDGERRASYVTPVTTEGTYGGHRGSFAEVRVYSLGLFAVVSCLKKENYTVPTKGLLLKLHMDQRICLNYPPGCFTAPVMAQTMIQPVDAVLLAAVKSRSDAYHSVVSTSPLLCLTQPSSQPLRRPLALTLPCPPNPEKKRPTRGQEEEQDHQTRPFSASSHRRRVLGASVKSKKMSNELLIVLGSRDQQWRVLDQVPVRNQQNGLVSFELTENFDRLLVVRLLSPLQPGRLASLAEELEESVCCHAVTVVLQRRQEEPHAALVAALPSRDLGWEMSRLRARGYSGLLEAASEISMREGDQLLLRFSGNITSTGAPIDLHGLPRERLTFHNQQTNRLSVRLTEVDPFGNYSSPHYKGTAVFHKVGRGQLEWRGDGAVPMDAKLLGDPVCKLSLTLPKRVRNINRPITVRVKLCEETDPLSDSLLLWLSGELSEEEVALLVLSLRLRRSAAQLVKLRAGDSLPSQAFRVLTMWRRGLPAATHQPKASQLAHCLAKSGRPDLARELLLRQAAPTRRGSPK from the exons ATGGAGGCACATCTGCATGAGGATAAACTGATGGATGAAGCCGAGTCTCTGCACGGCAGCAAGAGTGAACTCAGTCTCCTTGACGTGCTGACTGAAACTCTTCAGAGGCTTGGAGCTGTCAGACGATGCCGAGATCGTCACGATGGGACCGTGGGTGGGAGGAGAGGCACGGGAGTAGAAGCAGGtagcggaggaggagaggaagcgcAGAGAGGCAGTGAAGGAGGGATGCTCAGTCCTGAAGAGACGAGAGGACTCGCTGACGAGGAGAGCGAGTGCGAGCAGAGGGTTCTGGGACTGTTGAGGGAGCTGAGTGTGTTTCATTCAGACAGAGTGACAGCATGGAGAGCAGTTCTCAGGGGATGCGCCCACAGgtctccaccagggggcagtgATGAGCAGCATCCGTCCACAACAG ATACACAATGTAACGTCACACCTTTATCAGACTCCTtcggtggcacttttctgagtGTCGGGGAGAATGTAGAGAACATTTTAGACCAACTGAACGCAATCGTAGCCAAACTGGATGAAGAAATCCTCGGACCAAGTGCAGAGGAGGCCTCAACTGTGGATGCAGCCCTCCGGGAGACCAGAGATCCGGAAGCGCCAGAGCAACCCGGAGACGACGACAATCGCCTGAACTCCCGTGAGCCCCTCGAATCCGACTCTGGGCGCAAACAGGCTGacgaagatggagatggagacgaTCAAAGGCATACGATGTCATCACCAGGCGCTGAACGAGCATCCGACTCGAGATTCGGCAGTTCCGCCTGCAacgatgaggaagaagaggcagagggagaagtACCGGTGAACAGTCGAGGGGGTGAACATGAGGACTGTGCTTCTCCAGGGAGTGAGACAGACTTCCGCGAGGAGACAGGAAAGGACACAAATCGGGTGAACAAGGAATGGATCACAGTCGG ACTCTCTGGTCAACAAGAGGAGAGTTATTCCGACGTGCAAGACACGTGCTTTATCAGAGCACCCAAGGGTGCGGCCGGAGCCCTGATATGTGAGGTGGCCGACACCCTGAGCTGCCTGATGGTGACCGGCTCGGAGGAATTGGTCAGCAGAGTGATCCGGGTCAACGTTCGGGACGGAGCCAACGTCCACTTCCCCGTGACCGTGGTCGTGCCTTTCTGCGCACGTTACCGCGGCAACTACAGGGACGTAGCCGTGAAGATAGTCGATGGGGAGAGGAGGGCGAGCTACGTCACTCCTGTCACCACAGAGGGCACGTACGGAGGGCACAGG GGCTCCTTTGCTGAGGTGAGGGTGTACTCCCTGGGCCTGTTTGCAGTGGtttcctgtttaaaaaaagaaaattacacaGTTCCCACAAAGGGTTTGTTACTCAAGCTTCACATGGACCAACGGATCTGTCTGAACTACCCCCCAGGATGCTTCACTGCACCAGTAATGGCTCAAACCATG ATCCAGCCGGTGGATGCCGTTCTTCTGGCAGCCGTCAAGTCCAGAAGCGACGCTTATCACTCGGTGGTGTCCACGAGTCCACTGCTCTGCCTCACCCAGCCCTCCTCTCAGCCCCTGAGAAGACCCCTCGCTCTCACCCTACCCTGTCCCCCAAACCCTGAAAAGAAGAGGCCCACAAGGGGtcaagaggaggagcaagaccACCAAACTCGGCCTTTTAGCGCTTCGTCCCACAGAAGGAG AGTCCTGGGGGCCTCTGTGAAGTCTAAGAAGATGTCCAACGAGCTGCTGATTGTTCTGGGTTCAAGAGACCAACAGTGGAGGGTCCTGGATCAAGTCCCAGTCCGGAACCAGCAAAACGGACTGGTGTCCTTTGAGCTGACGGAGAACTTCGACAG acTGCTGGTGGtgcgtctcctctctcccctgcAGCCCGGTCGTCTCGCCTCCCTGGCGGAGGAGCTAGAGGAGTCGGTCTGCTGCCACGCGGTTACCGTCGTCCTCCAGCGTCGACAAGAAGAGCCTCACGCCGCCCTGGTGGCGGCTCTGCCCAGCAGGGACCTCGGCTGGGAGATGTCCAGACTGCGAGCCCGGGGCTACAGCGGCCTCTTGGAGGCCGCGTCCGAGATCTCCATGCGGGAAGGAGACCAGCTTCTCCTGCGTTTCAGCGGCAACATCACCTCCACAG GTGCTCCAATCGACCTCCATGGCCTCCCACGCGAGCGGCTCACCTTCCACAACCAGCAGACGAACCGCCTCTCGGTGCGTCTCACTGAGGTGGACCCCTTCGGGAACTACAGCTCGCCCCACTACAAGGGCACGGCCGTGTTTCACAAGGTCGGCAGAGGTCAGCTGGAGTGGCGAGGCGACGGAGCGGTCCCGATGGACGCGAAGCTTTTGGGAGACCCCGTGTGCAAGCTGTCTCTGACTTTACCGAAG AGAGTGAGAAACATTAATCGGCCCATCACAGTTCGGGTGAAGTTATGCGAGGAGACAG ACCCCCTGTCGgactctcttcttctctggctGTCCGGGGAGCTTTCAGAGGAGGAAGTAGCACTTCTGGTGCTCTCCCTGCGTCTCCGGCGAAGCGCCGCTCAGCTGGTGAAGCTCCGGGCTGGGGACAGCCTGCCCAGCCAGGCCTTCCGTGTCCTGACCATGTGGAGGAGGGGGCTGCCCGCTGCCACACACCAACCCAAGGCCTCTCAGCTGGCTCACTGCTTAGCCAAGAGCGGCAGGCCGGACCTGGccagagagctgctgctgcgACAGGCTGCGCCCACCAGGCGGGGCTCACCGAAGTAG